A genomic stretch from Vibrio coralliilyticus includes:
- the aroK gene encoding shikimate kinase AroK, giving the protein MAEKRNIFLVGPMGAGKSTIGRHLAQQLHMEFVDSDTVIEERTGADIAWVFDVEGEEGFRVREEKVINDLTEEQGIVLATGGGSIKSKENRNRLSARGIVVYLETTIEKQLARTNRDKKRPLLQTDNPRNVLESLAGERNPLYEEIADYTVRTDDQSAKVVANQIVKMLEER; this is encoded by the coding sequence ATGGCTGAAAAACGCAATATTTTTCTTGTTGGACCAATGGGTGCCGGCAAAAGTACAATTGGTAGACACCTGGCTCAACAGCTTCACATGGAGTTTGTTGACTCGGATACAGTGATCGAAGAACGCACTGGCGCGGATATCGCGTGGGTGTTTGACGTGGAAGGCGAAGAAGGCTTTCGTGTCCGTGAAGAAAAGGTGATCAATGACCTAACTGAAGAGCAAGGTATTGTTCTGGCAACAGGCGGTGGCTCTATCAAGAGTAAAGAAAACCGCAATCGCCTTTCTGCTCGCGGCATTGTTGTTTACCTTGAAACCACAATCGAAAAGCAACTTGCACGTACTAACCGTGACAAGAAACGCCCTCTACTTCAAACGGACAACCCTCGTAACGTGTTGGAGTCACTGGCTGGTGAACGCAACCCTCTTTACGAAGAAATTGCGGATTACACCGTGCGTACCGACGATCAAAGTGCAAAAGTGGTAGCCAACCAGATTGTAAAAATGCTAGAAGAACGTTAA
- a CDS encoding type IV pilus secretin PilQ has translation MMKVFCIVLLSLIAILKDANAQIHSPSRSEVESEVHSHSTLSVNFQDIPVRKVLQQIADHNNFNLVVSDAVTGNLTLRLKDIPWPQLLDIILHMEGLEKRMKGNVLLVAPATEIAQLKQQQLEQVKVSSERQPLTSEIISIRFAKAADIAEMLGAQAKTNMLSERGSIAIDTRTNSLLIRDVASHIQAMRSIITALDVPVKQVQIEARIVSLNEGDLQELGVRWGFSSTNGSHSVGGSIESNVEKLNLYGDSGVSLDDFLNVNLAATSTTASTIAFQVAKLASDTLLDLELSALQRESRAEVISSPRLMTTNKQPAYIEQGTEIPYLEAASSGATSVNFKKAVLSLKVTPQITSDNRLILDLNVTQDRPGQVVKTGTGEAVAIDTQRIGTQVLVNNGETIVLGGIYQHSVSDTVDQVPILGDIPLLGALFRRTYQQMGKSELLIFVTPKVVVPSSINR, from the coding sequence ATGATGAAGGTATTTTGCATTGTATTACTTAGTTTGATCGCGATTTTGAAAGATGCTAATGCTCAAATTCACTCTCCGAGTCGTTCTGAGGTGGAGAGTGAAGTCCATAGTCACAGCACCTTATCTGTTAATTTTCAGGATATCCCTGTTCGTAAAGTGTTACAGCAAATAGCAGATCACAATAATTTTAATCTGGTTGTTTCGGATGCCGTTACGGGTAACCTGACATTGAGATTAAAGGATATCCCCTGGCCCCAGTTGTTGGATATTATCCTTCATATGGAAGGGCTTGAAAAACGCATGAAAGGAAATGTTTTACTGGTGGCGCCAGCGACCGAAATCGCGCAGCTTAAGCAGCAACAGTTGGAGCAGGTGAAAGTCTCATCAGAGCGACAGCCACTCACGTCAGAAATTATCTCTATACGCTTTGCTAAAGCGGCAGATATAGCCGAGATGTTAGGTGCACAGGCAAAGACGAACATGCTGTCTGAGCGTGGTTCGATTGCGATTGATACCCGGACCAATAGCCTACTTATTCGAGATGTTGCCAGCCATATTCAAGCAATGAGGTCTATCATCACCGCCTTAGATGTCCCGGTGAAGCAAGTCCAAATAGAAGCGCGTATCGTCAGTTTGAACGAAGGCGATTTACAAGAGTTGGGTGTGCGTTGGGGGTTCAGTTCTACCAACGGGAGCCACTCGGTTGGAGGATCGATCGAAAGCAATGTAGAGAAGCTCAATTTATATGGGGACAGTGGTGTGTCACTGGATGATTTTTTAAACGTCAATTTGGCCGCAACTTCTACCACCGCGTCGACCATTGCATTTCAAGTGGCCAAATTGGCCAGTGATACTTTGCTTGATCTTGAGTTGTCTGCATTACAAAGAGAGTCGCGGGCAGAGGTGATCTCCAGCCCGCGTTTAATGACGACCAACAAACAGCCCGCTTATATTGAACAAGGAACCGAAATTCCGTACTTAGAAGCCGCATCGAGTGGCGCAACTAGTGTTAACTTCAAAAAAGCAGTACTGAGCTTGAAAGTGACGCCGCAGATTACCTCTGATAATCGCTTAATCTTAGATCTGAATGTTACGCAGGACAGGCCGGGCCAAGTTGTAAAAACGGGTACGGGAGAAGCGGTGGCGATAGATACGCAACGCATTGGGACTCAAGTATTGGTGAATAACGGTGAAACGATTGTGTTAGGCGGGATTTACCAACACAGTGTGTCTGATACTGTTGATCAGGTGCCGATTTTAGGTGATATTCCCCTGTTGGGAGCCCTTTTTCGACGAACTTATCAGCAAATGGGTAAAAGTGAATTGCTGATTTTCGTTACTCCAAAAGTGGTCGTTCCGTCATCAATCAACAGATAG
- a CDS encoding pilus assembly protein PilP codes for MRASLIICLCLVLSGCKANRQPLEFAQVEQKEPHVLSLTKFNPKRFHALQDVNLSIQRDPFLLPTALLGAEAPILGCHKDAVANSTLKTYPLDQLRLAGVMTVRGKHAALIELPDGALITRVQGEFIAAHSLITDVTVEAVEIREPVQDSKGCLSYRTRRLVMN; via the coding sequence GTGAGAGCTAGCCTAATTATCTGTTTGTGTCTTGTCTTGAGCGGCTGCAAAGCTAACCGTCAACCATTGGAATTTGCACAAGTAGAACAAAAAGAACCCCATGTTCTGTCTTTGACCAAGTTTAATCCGAAGCGTTTTCACGCTCTGCAAGATGTGAATTTATCTATTCAGCGCGACCCCTTTTTATTGCCAACCGCTTTGTTGGGAGCAGAGGCACCTATCTTAGGCTGTCACAAAGATGCTGTCGCCAACAGCACACTTAAAACCTATCCATTAGATCAGCTGCGCTTAGCAGGAGTGATGACGGTTCGGGGCAAGCATGCTGCGCTTATTGAGTTGCCTGATGGGGCGCTGATCACCAGAGTACAAGGAGAGTTTATTGCGGCGCATAGTCTCATCACTGATGTGACAGTAGAAGCTGTTGAAATTCGCGAGCCTGTGCAAGATAGCAAGGGTTGCCTTAGCTACAGAACAAGGCGACTGGTAATGAATTAG
- the pilO gene encoding type 4a pilus biogenesis protein PilO encodes MIEVRGVSLASLSKLQRLWLCGTSLSVLLALGYWLVISPSLTHLESLLVKERQQKSIIEQKRQTVALLSQRRSELEQLEQRKAQQRVHFIQTIDVTGALSMINQIAQQHALVLSHMNQTGHRPKGPFLQSSLQFELSGQYQHIAAFFQTLVTRPYAVYFDALRWRRTQSDSSQLNLQGEVYLLLPLNEVSSES; translated from the coding sequence ATGATTGAAGTGCGTGGTGTTAGTTTAGCTAGTTTATCTAAGTTACAACGGCTTTGGTTGTGTGGTACTTCTCTGTCGGTGCTACTGGCCTTAGGTTATTGGTTGGTGATTAGCCCGTCATTGACTCACTTGGAATCTTTATTAGTCAAAGAGCGGCAACAGAAAAGTATCATTGAGCAAAAACGGCAAACGGTCGCTTTGCTCTCGCAGCGTCGGTCTGAGCTGGAACAACTTGAGCAAAGAAAAGCGCAACAGCGGGTTCACTTTATTCAGACAATAGACGTCACGGGGGCATTGAGCATGATTAATCAAATCGCTCAGCAACATGCGTTGGTACTTTCCCATATGAATCAAACAGGCCATCGGCCCAAAGGTCCTTTTCTGCAGTCATCGCTGCAGTTCGAGCTGTCAGGTCAATATCAGCACATTGCTGCCTTTTTCCAGACGCTGGTCACGCGGCCTTATGCTGTTTATTTTGATGCACTGCGTTGGCGTCGCACGCAAAGTGATAGCTCGCAATTAAATTTGCAAGGTGAGGTGTATCTCCTTCTGCCTCTAAATGAGGTGAGCAGTGAGAGCTAG
- a CDS encoding PilN domain-containing protein yields the protein MQPEINLIPWRTDQRQQRIRHLVFSLSSVVLIASLVVVTGEHYLQSQIRLQQSRVEKLKNWSSHLDQKVSQVNAIEQKVAALKGEIIELQELHAQRYFPLQLIALLPELLPESVYLDHINLVGRQVSLAGIAETAEQLNELLANLQRSPMIEGVKLQSVVHGVQRFSNIYQSFSLTFELVERSYD from the coding sequence ATGCAGCCTGAAATCAACTTAATACCTTGGCGTACTGATCAGCGTCAGCAGAGAATCCGTCATCTTGTCTTTTCTTTGAGCTCTGTGGTGCTGATTGCTTCGCTGGTGGTTGTAACTGGCGAGCACTATCTGCAATCACAAATTCGTCTTCAGCAATCACGTGTCGAGAAACTAAAGAACTGGAGTTCCCACTTAGATCAGAAAGTTAGCCAAGTAAATGCTATCGAGCAGAAAGTAGCAGCGCTAAAGGGGGAAATCATTGAGTTGCAGGAGCTGCACGCACAACGCTATTTCCCATTACAACTCATAGCGCTGCTTCCAGAACTATTGCCTGAAAGTGTGTATCTCGATCACATCAACTTGGTCGGTAGGCAAGTGAGTCTAGCTGGTATAGCTGAAACAGCTGAACAATTAAATGAACTGCTGGCTAACTTGCAACGTTCACCCATGATAGAGGGGGTGAAGTTGCAATCAGTTGTGCATGGTGTGCAGCGCTTTAGCAATATTTACCAGTCTTTTTCGCTGACGTTTGAGCTGGTGGAGCGTTCCTATGATTGA
- the pilM gene encoding type IV pilus assembly protein PilM produces MVKSLITGIDISHQSIKAVVLKPGKDTFTLVSYHQMPIEADIFTDNYRLNYQKIVKKLKELRKALPLFSRKVCLSVPDSSVISKRLQIDSDMSDEECQFVITRDFAQQSPVEVEALYLDFIALSHEKTQAKMDYQVYAIRKECIDTRRKPLLKSGFTPILINPHSHNLIQLWRRASRRYGNTNWLLMDVHSDCVALCFEREHLGVVYKEFPLEEEDSSLGKVLEPLLLNIELIDAELEGVWLSGEANLFSQLTSLLLPRLGLTCMPLELCDLVDAKHQPKIGPQFAIALGLALSGAYWLGKHHAA; encoded by the coding sequence ATGGTCAAATCATTAATTACAGGCATAGACATCAGCCACCAGAGTATCAAAGCGGTGGTCTTAAAGCCTGGAAAAGACACTTTCACACTTGTTAGTTATCACCAAATGCCAATTGAAGCGGACATTTTCACTGATAACTACAGGTTAAATTATCAGAAAATTGTAAAGAAACTCAAAGAACTAAGAAAGGCTTTGCCACTATTTAGTCGTAAAGTGTGCCTGAGTGTCCCTGACAGTTCAGTAATAAGTAAGCGATTACAAATAGATAGCGATATGAGCGATGAAGAGTGCCAGTTTGTTATTACTCGGGATTTTGCTCAGCAGTCTCCGGTTGAGGTTGAAGCGCTTTATCTCGATTTTATTGCTCTTTCTCATGAAAAGACGCAGGCGAAAATGGATTATCAGGTGTATGCGATTAGAAAGGAGTGTATCGATACGCGGCGTAAGCCGTTACTGAAGTCGGGTTTTACCCCTATTTTGATCAACCCCCATTCACACAACCTTATTCAGTTGTGGCGACGAGCGTCTAGGCGGTATGGAAACACAAACTGGCTATTGATGGATGTCCACTCAGATTGTGTAGCCTTGTGCTTTGAGCGTGAACATCTGGGAGTGGTCTATAAAGAATTTCCTTTAGAGGAAGAGGATTCATCGCTGGGTAAGGTATTAGAGCCCCTGCTTCTAAATATTGAGCTTATAGATGCTGAGTTGGAAGGTGTTTGGCTAAGTGGTGAAGCGAATCTGTTCTCGCAACTAACGTCTCTTTTGTTGCCTAGATTAGGGCTCACTTGCATGCCACTTGAGCTGTGTGATCTAGTCGATGCTAAGCACCAGCCAAAGATTGGGCCTCAATTTGCAATTGCACTCGGTTTGGCTTTAAGCGGTGCTTATTGGCTGGGGAAGCATCATGCAGCCTGA
- a CDS encoding penicillin-binding protein 1A, giving the protein MKFIKRLFIFVLVCTVLGVGTIFGFYLYVKPELPDVATLKDVKLQTPMQIFSQDGKLISQFGEKRRIPVTYDEIPQHLIEALIATEDSRFYDHPGIDPIGITRAAVVVALSGSAKQGASTITQQLARNFFLSNEKKIMRKIKEIFIAIHIEQLLSKEEIMELYVNKIFLGYRSYGFGAAAQTYFGKDLKDLTLSELATLAGMPKAPSTMNPIYSIDRATNRRNVVLARMLDEKYITQDEYDQARAEEITSRYHGAEIELSAPYVAELARAWMVSRYGEEAYTSGMNIYTTIDSKLQVAANEAAINNLLAYDQRHGYRGAEKVLWKTGQTALDEEQIDDTLDNVPTYGSLLPAVVTKVSAQQATAWVKNRGEQTINWDGIKWARKFLTDDRQGPAPKAATEVLAEGEQIWVRQVETPVEEGEPQISWHLSQVPNANTAFVAMNPENGAVMSLVGGFNFVHSKFNRATQSIRQVGSSIKPFIYSAAIDKGLTLATLINDAPINHWDKSQGTAWRPKNSPPTYIGPTRLRIGLAQSKNVMAIRVLREVGLDETRQYLSRFGFDINQVPRSETIALGAGSLTPVKVAQGYSVFANGGYYVEPYYISKVEGPFGDLEFTATPKTICRQDCEKTETVTNEYQEQDVEPEDQQPQYAPQVISEQTAFLVREMMYSNTWGGGNWREGTGWNGTGWRAQELKRRDIGGKTGTTNDSKDTWYSGYAPGIVATVWVGFDDHTRMLGRTKSNPNLSNNPITGAESGAKTAQPAWVDFMHTALADIPVQQKEIPANIVRVRIDRNSGLLTNKFDSSSMFEYFLQGTEPTEYATDEITDSIYTTAESEELF; this is encoded by the coding sequence GTGAAGTTCATAAAGCGATTGTTTATTTTCGTATTGGTTTGCACGGTACTTGGGGTCGGAACCATTTTTGGTTTTTACCTCTACGTAAAACCAGAGTTGCCAGATGTAGCAACTTTAAAAGATGTCAAACTGCAGACACCAATGCAGATATTCAGTCAAGACGGTAAGCTGATCTCTCAGTTTGGTGAAAAGCGCCGTATTCCTGTCACTTACGATGAGATCCCTCAACACCTAATTGAAGCCTTGATCGCGACAGAAGACAGCCGTTTTTACGATCATCCAGGCATCGATCCTATTGGCATTACTCGTGCAGCCGTTGTCGTAGCTCTTTCTGGTTCCGCAAAGCAGGGCGCGAGTACGATCACTCAGCAGCTTGCGCGTAACTTCTTCTTATCTAATGAGAAGAAAATCATGCGTAAAATCAAAGAGATCTTTATCGCGATCCACATTGAGCAACTGCTGAGCAAAGAAGAGATCATGGAGCTGTACGTCAACAAGATCTTCTTGGGTTATCGCTCTTACGGCTTTGGTGCCGCCGCTCAGACTTACTTTGGTAAAGATCTTAAAGATCTGACACTGAGTGAGCTTGCTACCTTGGCCGGTATGCCAAAAGCGCCATCGACCATGAACCCTATCTACTCCATCGATCGTGCCACTAATCGACGTAATGTTGTACTCGCGCGTATGTTGGATGAAAAGTACATTACCCAAGATGAATACGATCAAGCTCGCGCTGAAGAGATCACCTCACGTTACCACGGCGCAGAAATCGAGCTAAGTGCTCCCTACGTAGCTGAGCTGGCGCGAGCATGGATGGTGTCACGTTATGGTGAAGAGGCTTACACCTCAGGGATGAATATCTACACAACCATAGATTCAAAACTGCAAGTCGCAGCAAACGAAGCTGCTATCAACAATTTGCTCGCTTATGACCAACGCCATGGATACCGCGGCGCAGAAAAAGTGCTGTGGAAAACCGGACAGACAGCATTGGATGAAGAGCAGATTGACGACACTCTAGACAATGTCCCGACCTACGGCTCTTTACTGCCAGCTGTAGTAACAAAAGTGAGCGCTCAACAAGCAACTGCGTGGGTGAAAAACCGAGGTGAACAAACCATTAACTGGGACGGTATCAAATGGGCGCGTAAGTTTCTGACCGATGATCGCCAAGGCCCAGCTCCGAAGGCAGCAACCGAAGTTCTCGCAGAAGGTGAGCAAATCTGGGTACGCCAGGTAGAAACACCCGTCGAAGAAGGTGAGCCTCAAATAAGCTGGCATCTAAGTCAGGTTCCCAATGCGAATACAGCCTTCGTCGCAATGAACCCAGAAAACGGCGCCGTGATGTCCCTAGTAGGCGGCTTTAACTTCGTACATAGCAAGTTCAACCGTGCGACTCAGTCCATTCGTCAAGTAGGCTCAAGCATCAAACCCTTTATTTATTCAGCAGCGATTGATAAAGGGCTAACGCTAGCCACACTGATCAATGATGCGCCGATTAACCACTGGGATAAAAGCCAAGGTACTGCGTGGCGGCCAAAAAATTCGCCGCCGACCTACATTGGCCCGACCCGCTTACGCATAGGTTTAGCCCAGTCTAAAAACGTGATGGCAATACGTGTTCTGCGTGAAGTGGGTTTAGATGAGACACGTCAATATCTGTCTCGATTTGGATTCGATATTAATCAAGTTCCTCGGTCAGAGACCATTGCATTAGGTGCTGGCAGTTTAACGCCAGTAAAAGTCGCTCAGGGATACTCTGTTTTTGCCAATGGCGGCTACTATGTCGAGCCTTATTACATTAGTAAGGTAGAAGGACCCTTTGGTGATCTTGAGTTTACGGCAACACCTAAAACTATCTGTCGCCAAGATTGTGAAAAGACAGAAACCGTAACCAATGAATACCAAGAGCAGGATGTGGAGCCTGAGGATCAACAGCCACAATATGCTCCACAAGTGATATCAGAACAAACAGCTTTCTTGGTACGTGAAATGATGTACAGCAACACTTGGGGCGGCGGTAACTGGCGTGAAGGTACAGGCTGGAATGGCACGGGATGGCGCGCACAAGAACTAAAACGCCGCGATATCGGTGGTAAAACTGGTACCACTAACGACTCTAAAGACACTTGGTACAGCGGCTATGCGCCGGGTATAGTGGCTACAGTCTGGGTTGGCTTCGATGATCACACTAGGATGTTAGGGAGAACAAAGTCAAATCCAAACTTAAGTAACAACCCTATCACTGGAGCAGAGTCAGGGGCGAAAACCGCACAGCCAGCTTGGGTCGATTTCATGCATACCGCCCTAGCCGATATCCCAGTTCAGCAAAAGGAGATACCTGCGAATATTGTTCGTGTCCGCATTGACCGCAACTCGGGTCTGTTAACCAACAAATTCGACTCCAGCTCGATGTTTGAATACTTTCTTCAAGGGACAGAGCCAACGGAATATGCTACTGATGAAATCACTGACAGCATCTATACCACTGCCGAGAGTGAAGAACTGTTCTAA
- the oxyR gene encoding DNA-binding transcriptional regulator OxyR yields the protein MNIRDFEYLVALAEHNHFRKAAEACFVSQPTLSGQIRKLEDELGTALLERSSRRVLFTDAGLQLVDQAKRILSEVKTFRDMASGQGEAMTGPMHIGFIPTLGPYLLPKIVPALKEQFPDLELYLHEAQTNQLVLQLEDGKLDCLVLASVAETAPFKEIAVYEEPLSIAVPCKHEWSDLDEIDMLELNGKTVLALGDGHCLRDQALGFCFAAGAKDDERFKATSLETLRNMVAAGAGITLLPELSLPKEKQKDGVCYVKATNPVPSRSIVLAYRPGSPLRSRFEQLALAIKHQLESQ from the coding sequence ATGAATATCCGAGATTTTGAGTATCTGGTTGCTCTTGCCGAGCACAACCACTTCCGTAAGGCGGCTGAAGCTTGTTTTGTTAGTCAGCCAACCTTGAGTGGTCAGATTCGTAAATTGGAAGATGAGCTGGGAACGGCCTTGCTGGAGCGTAGCAGCCGACGTGTCCTTTTTACGGATGCGGGGCTACAGCTGGTGGATCAGGCCAAACGTATTTTGTCTGAAGTAAAAACATTCCGCGATATGGCCAGTGGTCAGGGTGAAGCAATGACAGGGCCAATGCATATTGGCTTTATTCCCACCCTTGGTCCTTACCTTTTACCTAAAATCGTGCCAGCTTTGAAAGAGCAATTTCCTGATTTGGAACTCTATCTCCATGAAGCTCAGACCAATCAATTGGTACTCCAGTTGGAAGACGGAAAGTTGGATTGTTTGGTATTAGCTTCGGTGGCGGAAACTGCGCCTTTTAAAGAAATTGCCGTGTACGAGGAGCCTTTGAGTATTGCTGTTCCGTGTAAACATGAGTGGTCAGATCTGGACGAAATTGACATGTTAGAGCTCAATGGTAAAACCGTGTTAGCACTTGGTGATGGGCATTGCTTGCGTGATCAGGCTTTAGGTTTTTGCTTTGCAGCGGGCGCGAAAGATGACGAACGCTTTAAAGCGACCAGCTTAGAAACATTACGTAATATGGTGGCAGCAGGGGCGGGGATTACTCTTTTGCCTGAACTGTCTTTACCAAAAGAAAAACAGAAAGATGGCGTGTGTTACGTCAAAGCGACCAATCCGGTGCCTTCTCGAAGTATTGTGCTCGCTTATCGCCCAGGCTCGCCGCTGCGGTCTCGCTTTGAGCAACTCGCGTTGGCTATTAAGCACCAGCTAGAATCTCAGTAG
- a CDS encoding redoxin family protein gives MFTSKEGQNVPQVTFPTRQGDAWVNVTSDELFKGKTVILFSLPGAFTPTCSSSHLPRYNELFPVFKDHGVDEIICVSVNDTFVMNAWKSDQEADNITFLPDGNGEFTDGMGMLVDKNDLGFGKRSWRYSMLVKDGVVEKMFIEPNEPGDPFKVSDADTMLNYIAPDYKTQESITVFTKPGCPFCAKAKQNLIDHGLQYEEVILGKDATTVSLRAISGRTTVPQVFIGGKHIGGSEELESYLGQ, from the coding sequence ATGTTTACATCCAAAGAAGGTCAGAACGTTCCACAAGTTACTTTTCCAACTCGCCAAGGCGATGCTTGGGTTAATGTCACCAGCGATGAGTTATTCAAAGGCAAAACCGTGATTCTATTTAGCCTTCCTGGTGCCTTTACTCCAACGTGTTCATCAAGCCATTTACCTCGCTACAATGAGCTATTTCCTGTCTTTAAAGACCATGGCGTTGATGAAATCATCTGTGTTTCGGTTAACGACACCTTTGTTATGAACGCTTGGAAGAGCGACCAAGAAGCTGACAACATCACTTTCCTACCAGATGGTAATGGCGAATTCACTGATGGTATGGGCATGTTGGTTGATAAAAACGATCTTGGTTTTGGCAAGCGCTCATGGCGCTACAGCATGCTAGTTAAAGATGGCGTTGTAGAGAAGATGTTTATTGAGCCAAACGAGCCAGGTGACCCGTTCAAAGTGTCTGATGCTGATACTATGCTGAATTACATCGCACCCGACTACAAAACTCAGGAATCTATTACTGTATTTACTAAGCCGGGCTGCCCTTTCTGTGCTAAGGCGAAACAAAACCTTATCGACCACGGTCTTCAATATGAGGAAGTGATTCTGGGTAAAGACGCAACAACCGTCAGTTTGCGTGCTATTTCAGGTCGCACGACGGTACCTCAAGTTTTCATTGGCGGTAAGCACATTGGTGGCAGCGAAGAGCTTGAATCTTACCTCGGTCAATAA
- a CDS encoding dihydrolipoyl dehydrogenase — protein MKQLNVDVAVIGGGTAGLGAYRAAKAHTSSVVMIEGGPYGTTCARVGCMPSKLLIAAAESVHQIEKAPGFGIHPQGETRVNGREVMDRVKRERDRFVGFVLESVDEIPAEDKVSGYAKFIDNHTLMVDDHTQITAKRIVIATGSRPAYPSVWNELGDRLVINDDVFDWDDLPQSVAVFGPGVIGLELGQALHRLGVKVKLFGLGGQVGPLTDPEVMAYADKAFKEEFYLDADVKVESMQRIEGEDKVEIQFINHDGKLENFIVDYVLAATGRRPNVDKLAIENTQVTLDKRGVPTADHYTLQTSVGHIFIAGDASNQIPLLHEAADQGRIAGDNAGLYPDIIQGLRRSSISAVFSDPQIAMVGETFKQLETRLGNCGCFEIGKVSFENQGRSRVMLRNKGLLHVYGEQGTGRFLGAEMIGPNAEHLAHLLAWAHQNKMTVSKMLDMPFYHPVIEEGVRTALRDLNAKLHLGPEMIKHCLDCGPGC, from the coding sequence ATGAAACAGCTTAATGTTGATGTGGCAGTTATTGGTGGCGGTACAGCAGGTCTTGGCGCATACCGTGCAGCTAAGGCTCATACCTCAAGTGTCGTTATGATAGAGGGCGGTCCTTACGGAACAACCTGTGCTCGTGTTGGTTGCATGCCTTCTAAGCTTCTTATTGCCGCAGCTGAAAGCGTGCATCAGATTGAAAAAGCGCCCGGATTTGGCATTCACCCTCAGGGCGAAACTCGTGTGAATGGCCGCGAAGTAATGGATCGTGTTAAACGCGAGCGCGATCGCTTCGTTGGTTTTGTTCTAGAGAGTGTCGATGAAATTCCAGCAGAAGATAAAGTGTCTGGTTATGCCAAGTTCATAGACAACCACACATTGATGGTGGATGACCATACCCAAATCACGGCCAAACGTATTGTGATTGCAACAGGCTCCCGCCCTGCTTATCCAAGTGTCTGGAATGAGCTAGGGGATCGTTTGGTTATTAATGATGATGTATTTGATTGGGATGATCTTCCTCAATCCGTGGCTGTGTTTGGTCCGGGGGTAATAGGCCTTGAACTTGGTCAAGCACTGCATCGACTCGGCGTTAAGGTCAAACTGTTCGGCCTAGGTGGCCAAGTAGGACCACTGACGGACCCTGAAGTGATGGCCTATGCCGACAAAGCGTTTAAAGAAGAGTTTTATCTTGATGCTGACGTGAAAGTCGAAAGTATGCAACGCATAGAGGGTGAAGATAAAGTCGAGATCCAATTCATCAATCACGATGGCAAGCTGGAAAACTTCATTGTTGACTATGTACTTGCAGCAACGGGTCGCCGTCCGAATGTCGATAAGCTGGCCATCGAAAATACTCAAGTTACCCTTGATAAACGAGGCGTACCAACAGCGGATCATTACACACTGCAAACATCAGTAGGCCATATTTTTATCGCCGGTGATGCCAGTAATCAAATTCCGTTGCTCCACGAGGCGGCAGATCAAGGCCGAATTGCCGGCGACAATGCTGGTCTCTACCCTGATATCATACAAGGCCTACGCCGTTCGTCCATCTCAGCGGTATTTTCAGATCCACAAATTGCTATGGTCGGAGAAACATTCAAGCAATTGGAAACTCGACTAGGTAATTGCGGCTGTTTTGAAATCGGCAAAGTATCGTTTGAAAATCAGGGACGCTCTCGGGTAATGCTACGTAACAAGGGGCTCTTGCACGTCTATGGAGAGCAAGGAACGGGACGCTTCCTTGGAGCTGAAATGATTGGCCCTAATGCTGAACATCTTGCGCACCTGCTGGCTTGGGCACATCAAAATAAGATGACAGTATCAAAAATGCTCGATATGCCTTTCTATCACCCGGTGATTGAGGAAGGGGTTCGCACAGCTCTGCGCGATCTGAACGCGAAACTGCACTTAGGCCCAGAGATGATTAAGCACTGTCTTGACTGTGGACCGGGTTGTTAA
- a CDS encoding RidA family protein, translating to MIERQQTKQRMSRIVKHNGTIYLCGQVCSDATKGITEQTQTMLDKVEELLLEAGSDKEHMLSATIYLKDMKDFQEMNAVWDAWVPEGHAPARACVTADMAREALLVEISVIAAEK from the coding sequence ATGATCGAACGTCAACAAACTAAGCAACGTATGAGCCGTATCGTGAAACATAACGGCACGATTTACCTATGTGGACAAGTGTGCTCAGATGCGACTAAAGGCATTACTGAGCAGACGCAAACTATGTTGGACAAAGTTGAAGAGTTGCTGCTTGAAGCGGGTAGTGACAAGGAGCATATGTTGTCTGCGACGATTTATTTGAAGGACATGAAAGATTTTCAGGAAATGAATGCGGTATGGGATGCATGGGTACCTGAAGGTCACGCTCCAGCTCGTGCATGTGTTACTGCAGATATGGCTCGTGAAGCTTTGTTGGTAGAGATCTCCGTGATTGCTGCTGAGAAATAG
- a CDS encoding DUF3624 domain-containing protein, with translation MTCDYCKNSNWFWKKIGRCQRCMDQLTVLSVLCWVIWWFAFRDNPQSIESIALIIAGFAFNGLLFLHLWMRFVILPWRRRNKKSKR, from the coding sequence ATGACATGCGACTACTGTAAAAACAGCAACTGGTTCTGGAAAAAAATAGGCCGTTGTCAGCGATGTATGGATCAGCTTACTGTGCTGTCGGTATTATGCTGGGTCATCTGGTGGTTTGCCTTCAGGGATAACCCTCAAAGCATAGAGTCCATCGCTTTGATCATCGCAGGGTTTGCATTCAATGGCTTGCTATTCCTTCACCTTTGGATGCGCTTTGTCATTTTACCTTGGCGACGCCGAAACAAAAAAAGTAAGAGGTAA